The DNA window TCAAATTCTGTCTAAAAATCCTGCTTTTCACTCCTTGTAGATactggtaaaaaagaaaaagaacaaaagcttaATCTCCCTCGGCTCTGTATCCAGAAGTTCTTCCCAAAGAAGAAGTGCTTTGTCTTTGAGCGGCCAGCACACGGGAAGAAGCTTGGCCAGCTGGAATCGCTGCAGGAGCAAGACCTGGACTCAGACTTCGTGGAACAAGTGGCAGAGTTCTGCTCCTACGTGTTCAGCTGTTCCAAGGTTAAAACGCTTTCAGGAGGCATCAAGGTCAATGGACCACGTGAGTCCCTTCCAGTCCTTCTGCTCACTGTTTAGGCCACAGCATCATGAGATAGCAATGACCTGCTTCAGCTCTGAAGAAATGTAGACCTGTCACCACTGTAGGGCTAAGCTGTAGATGGTACCAGCATTTATAATAGACTTTGTCTATCACGTTTTCTTGTTGGGAAAAGAGAAATGGGGGTAAAATAAAAAACTCCTTTTTAAATTACCCAGCAAATTGGACCTGCGTTCACCAAGGATAGCCACTAAGCAAGTATGGCTCTTAAAAGTTAAATGAAaatacaggctggagagatggctcagaggttaagagccctgactgctcttctagaggtcctgagttcaattcccaggaaccacatggttgctcacaaccacctaatgagatctggtgccctcttctggtgtgtaggcatacatgcaggtagaatactgtatatgtaataaataaataaatcttttttaaaaatgtacatgaaaGTACAATAAAATCTACATGGAGCTATTTGTTGTCATATAGGCACATACAGAAAGTTCTCTTGGGCAATGCTATTTTTTGTATTCAACATGATGGAGAATTTCTAACTGGGAGAGCACATTTTGTTCCTGAATTGGAATCAAAGGCTTGCAGGGCTGGTGACACAGACAAACATGAAAGAGGTATGGAGCGTGTTGTCATGGTACTGGCATTCCATAGACACAGGCGCATGTAATCTCCATCCAGCATCCTTAGCCTTTGGGGTCTCCCACACTTCATGAGAGGAACTTCGCACAGAGGAAGGTCTAATCCCATCAGTCTGAGGTAGACACTGAGATGCTCCTGTCTGTTATTCTTCTAAATGATGCTAAGGACACTGATGCCTTAAGACATTGATGACTGACATATCCAGAATTACACAGAATAGTATTGTCATCATCCATCTATAGCAAATATTGTCACCTGTTTATAGGACTAAAGAGTTTGGTGATAACCTATGTGAACACCATCAGCAGTGGGGGTCTGCCCTGCGTGGAGAATGCTGTCCTGGCTTTGTCCCAGACAGAGAATGCAGCCGCAGTGCAAAAGGCCATTGCTCACTATGACCAGCAGATGAGCCAGAAGTTGCAACTGCCCACACAGACCCTCCAGGAGCTGCTGGATCTGCACGGGGCCAGTGAGGAAGAAGCCACCAAGATCTTCATGGAAAATTCCTTCAAAGATACTGATCAAGTGTTCCAAATGGAATTAAGGGTAATATTTCTCTCAAATTTACCTGGATATAGATTTTGGAAGGCAAAGTGCTATGGGGAAATGAAATGGGTGTTTGGGGGAGCAATTGTTAATAGATTTTGTAGCAGTAACAGCTATAATAATtacaatgaataataaaaaatggaTTCTCATAGACTCAAGGCTTTAAAACATTTCTCCTTTCATAAATAAACTTGTAATATTCCCCTTCACTGAATTAAATAGGAGAATAAATTAGTGTTTCTGATCAAGTGGCATGCCCACTGTCCATATACTGATCCAATATTCAAGCCAATAGATTAGAAAACTACAGCCTTAGCTATCAGAGGCAAATTAATGCTGAGCCATGTGTATTCCATGTGTAATCTCTGGCCCAGTCTATAAAAGCGGATTGCTCTGCTCTGAACTTCACTTCCAAGGAGCAAGGATGACATGAGGAAAAATGTGGCATCAGAAGAACAGATGAAGTTATAGTGAATGATTATaagttttcctttgtttattttgcttttgtgtttgtttggttttgagaaatGTTCCCAGAAATTCTAAACTCAGGCTTATTTTGCttcttaacatttttcttttcattttcacattaaAGACCAAGCTAGAAACAAAGCGAGAGGAATTCCTTAAGAAGAATGAACAGGCATCCTCAGATCACTGCTCAGCTCTGCTTCAGGGTATTTTCAGTCCACTAGAAAAAGACGTGAAGCAGGGGATTTATTCTAAACCAGGGGGATACTGCCTTTATATCCAGAAGATAGAAGAGCTGAAGAAAAAGTACTCTGAGGAACCCAGGAAAGGGGTTCAGGTAACcaagtttatgtgtgtgttctgggaagcTGCTGACCTCCTTTAGACAGCAGAGTGACCACAAGCATCATTGCGAGAGTGTCATAGGTTTACACACCATGCATACACTCCTTAAACATCACATACACGAAGGTTATCATATACAGTATCATACCATACTGGATACATCCTGCTTACTCATCAGAGACAGTGCATTCACTTAACAATTGAGTTCACATTGAACAATCACATTAACCACCAGTATGACTGTCGCCCTGTGTTTCAGCTTGACTCTTTGTGTTGCAAAGGATCCAATGATGGCCCCTTAAATGAAACTTATAATTCATCAGTCTTGGGCTTCAAACTGGCTTTAAAAGATAACTGGGTGCAATAAGATTGTCctttgtccatctgtccatcactCTTCTCCGGCCCCATTCTTTTCTacctttttcatttcctctgctcCTTTTGTTCTCCACCCGGGCTTATGTCATTATCAAACTCTCCCCATATCTCACCACAGCACCATTAACTCCAATGTTAGAGCCCTAGTCTAAAAAAAACAGCCTTTGTTTTCTAACATAGGCCTCCAATTAAAGATATTGTTGAGTAGGGTCCAGCCTAgactgtgtgtctgtttctgtgactAGGACTTTAAGCACCAAGAGGTGTCACTAGAGGAAAGGGGGTAAGAGAGACAATCCCGTGGCATTCAGTCATTCTTGCTGTTAACTTCATGTTTTCTGGACTCAAAGGCTGAGGAAGCTCTGAAGCAATTTTTGCAGTCCAAGGAGGAGGTGACTAATGCAATTCTACACACAGACCAGGTTTTGacacaaaaggaaaaggagatggaAGGTGAGGCACAAATTAAGGGGACATGTGCCCACAAAAGCTGTGGAAAGTTTAAATTACTTGTAAACCTGGGACCCTAAACCAGagctaaaaaaaaacaaacaaaaaaacaaacaaacaaacaaacaaaaaaaccaaagctgTGTCTCCCTGGCTGGAATCAGACATGGTAGCACAATGAAGCctgtgaggaagaggagaggaacaCATGATGCACTTACACCTTCTTCCTTGCTTTCCTTCCCAGCGCAACGTGTGAAAGCTGAAGCTGCCCAGGCTACAGCCAAGTTACTAGAGGAAAGGCAACGGCAGAGTGAACAGttgatgaaagagaaagagaggcgtCATCAGGAACACATGAGACAGCTGGctgagaagatggagagagaacaGGCCCAGATGAGGGAGGAGCAACAGAGGGCCATTGAGCACCGACTTCAGGTATTGTAATTGCATGGCCATCTATGTtttcttcacttaaaaaatattttaaagtgagtgtgtgtgtgtgtgtgtgcgcgcaggCGCCGGGGGGCGCAcatttgttcatgtgtatgtggtatCTGTAGCGGctggaagagggagtcagataccctggagctggagttttaaatggttgtgagccacctgacttggATGTCCAGAATGGAATTCCAGTCTGTAACACAGTTTACCACTGTAAAAATATCTCAGCTCCTTCCCATAGTGGAATCCCCAATGGttgtttttctgtcttatttgGTATGAGTTTACTCCTGAGAGTTTTTTTATGAGGAGAGGAACTCTACGACTGTGTCATAGCCTGTCTGTCCCTCCTCTTTCCTATACTCTGCTCCCAGATTGTGTTCAGTAGGGAGTTAGACGAGGAAATTTATTGTCTTCAGTCTGGGACTCTGGTTTTCTCACCCATCATCTGTCGCCCTGCTGCCAAGTTGTGGAAGTTTACACTAAATGTCTTCTCCCACCGCcgctcctcttccctctttttctgCGTGAGTTCTTGTGTATATCTGTGGTTGTGCACATGGGTGCACATGGATGTGAAGGCCACAGATCTACTTCAgatcttcctccatcactctccaccacatttcttgagacagagtcttttcactgaacctagagttcactgatggggctagcctggctggccgaTTAGTTTCAAGGATGTGCCTATATCTGCCTCTCCAGCCTGATATTACAGCACAGTGCTGTGTCTAGGTCTCCCATGGGTGCTTGGGattccagctcaggtcctcacgcttatgCAGCAGGCAGGTTACTgactcatccccacccccaccccaaccctagACTAAATATCTTAGACTAAGATTCAGACAGAGCCTTAGGTCAGATTTTCAGAATTCATTCTTGTGGTGCCTGTTTATATAAGATATGAGTAAGTGGATGTGTTAAGGTCTATGATGCTAAAATTTGAAGTCAAACACATGATTAAGATTATCTACAGAGGTTATAGACAActgataaggaaaaaaatcaatactgGTAACTTAGGTTCATCAATagaattgtggttttttttttttttttttttttaatgtgccctAGGCACAAAACAGCTTTGGCCACCAAGCTGGGTATCAAGCTAGGATGAACAAAGGACTGCCATCCACTCTGACCGTGACTGATAGAAGAACACCACCAACAAGGTGTCTCTTTGCCCATTGCTAGAATTGTTTCTTAGCTAAAGGAACCCCCCAAGAGACATGATCACAgctgccccccaaaaaaaaaacataatttgggGAGGAggataaaaaattcaaaaagaaaaaaaaaacatttcttaacATATTAAAttttacacatgaataaaaaacaggttaagatatataaaaattaagggtaaagaaaattttaagaaattaaataataaaagtaaattattacAAAAACTGCATAGAACATAGGAATCTACTCAGTGCAACAACTCTGTCTCCACTTGTCACTTTTCAGGAACAGGCTCGACTGCTAAGGGAAAGTTTCCAGCAGGAGATCAGAAGAGCTGAAGAAGAAAGGATGAAGCTCCAGCAAAGGAAATCAAAGCGCAAATGGTATAAGCTATAGTTCTAAGAACAGCGCCATCCTGCCACTCAAACCAGAGGTGAACAGGGTGTAGAATCTGGAACAAGTGTCACTTCAATTGATAATAATTGGGTCCTGCATCAGAAAACTAAAAATCTGCAAAGATGTGCAGTGTGATCATTGAAATTGTGTTTATCTTCCTATAAGATTGTGTGCCAAGGATGTCATTGACATCTCTACCACAAGAGAGGTATCAACAACACTGCTCAGAGCAAAGTCCCTTTTCCAGATGATCTCCAGGAGACAAATGGACACTGAGCACATTCTTAAATGGTGGCACATAATTAGAAACCAGGTTGTCCAGGGATGTGATGTATCTAAAGGACAGGGAAAGCCAGCCTTACTCCTTACTGGAGACAATGTAAAGTATCCATTATATCAAAACTGCTCAACCTTTCAGCAATGGTGTGATTTGTGGACATTGGTAATGAACAACCCTATCAACACACTCCATTATGAATCAAGGCACCTGCATGGAGATCTAGAGTCCATATATATAATACCCACAGGAAGACGGAAGAAGCCATTAGCATGACAAGGAGCTGGATCACAAGTCCATGGgctaaagaaggaaatgttccAGTTTATGTAGATGGAAACTGTAACAGGACATTTCCAAACTCTAAAAGTTGACATTGATTATATAGAAACATGATGACAACTAAGCATAATGTATACCTTAAGTACTTATGTATAAGGTATACATAAGTATATGTTATGTATACTTCATGTATAACaatatataactttaaaaatgggCTTTAAATGATGATGGGTAATCTATAGatatctgtggttgatatattgtgcaccccaataaacttatctgggggtcagagaatatAACAGCCATAATATtcaacatagaagttaggcagtggtagcacacacacctttaatcctatcacttgcaaggcagagatccatccagatctctgtgagtttaaagccactctggaaactgccaggcatggtgactcatacctttaatcccaggaagtgatggcagaaagcagaaaggtatataaggtgtgaaaaccaggaactaggcctggttaggcttttagacttttagcagcagttcagctgagattcattctggatgaggactcagagacttccagtctgaggaaacaggatcagctgaggaattggcgaggtgaggtggctgtggcttgttctgcttctctgatcttccagcattcaccccaatacccagctccaggtttgttttattaataagaccctttaggattcatgctacagatttCAAAGGAATTTTAATGATTTATCTTTAACTATAAACTTATGCTACTCTTTTTCCTATTACTAGCAGTTGTACTTGAAATCCTGTTGATTTTCCCCAAGCATAATAAaggttgttttccattttttgacCAGCTCTTAGTATGATGGAGTATAGATAAACTATATTCCAACTGCCAAAAGTGCAAGGTAGGTGGTGAACATCTTTTAAAGGGACTTGGAACTTTTTTTTCGAGGAGGTATGGATCAATGGATGAAGTACTTGCAGTACAAACATGGCataattcagatcccagcacccacacaacaaaccagacatggtggGCACACCTGTAAGCCTGGCACTGAGGTCGGGGCAGGggtagacaggaggatccctggggcttactaGATGGCCAGTCTAGCCAACAGATGGACTCTGAATTctctgagagaccttgtctcaaaaataaggtgggaagTAATTAAGAACAGAGTTATGCTGTTTGTTGAAAGTGAATGCAACCAGAAATAATCACATTAAGCAAGCTGAATCAGTCTCAGAAAAATGAATGTATGTTTTCTTTAGTACATAATTCCTAgactatatatagatatataaaattacatgtgcatatatgatgTGAAAGTCAAAGTGAAATTGTCTAGGGAAGCAAAGAGAACGAGTGGAAGGAGGAAGCATGAAGAGTAAAGGGTACAGGAGTATGCTAAACATACAAGAtacttttatatgaaaatatcctCCTATACCATCTGatgcctgtcaaaatggctaagatcaaaaacattgatgacagcctatattgg is part of the Peromyscus eremicus chromosome 6, PerEre_H2_v1, whole genome shotgun sequence genome and encodes:
- the LOC131913619 gene encoding guanylate-binding protein 1-like yields the protein MASEVHMPGPVCLIENVEEQLTVNQQVLGILSAIEQPVVVVAIVGLYRTGKSYLMNKLAGKKTGFSLGSTVQSHTKGIWMWCVPHPQKSDHTLVLLDTEGLGDVEKGDNQNDCWIFALAVLLSSTFVYNSMGAINQQAMDQLHYVTELTDRIRTRSSPDQDEVEDSDEFVNFFPDFVWTLRDFSLELKVNGEPISADEYLENSLKLIHNTGKKEKEQKLNLPRLCIQKFFPKKKCFVFERPAHGKKLGQLESLQEQDLDSDFVEQVAEFCSYVFSCSKVKTLSGGIKVNGPRLKSLVITYVNTISSGGLPCVENAVLALSQTENAAAVQKAIAHYDQQMSQKLQLPTQTLQELLDLHGASEEEATKIFMENSFKDTDQVFQMELRTKLETKREEFLKKNEQASSDHCSALLQGIFSPLEKDVKQGIYSKPGGYCLYIQKIEELKKKYSEEPRKGVQAEEALKQFLQSKEEVTNAILHTDQVLTQKEKEMEAQRVKAEAAQATAKLLEERQRQSEQLMKEKERRHQEHMRQLAEKMEREQAQMREEQQRAIEHRLQEQARLLRESFQQEIRRAEEERMKLQQRKSKRKWYKL